A portion of the Ferroacidibacillus organovorans genome contains these proteins:
- a CDS encoding radical SAM protein, producing MNLVYADARGRVFDSDALLAVGRTGSAVTELTEEEWIPLPRGAVLAGMPDTMALGLDPVESKLKALPSTYRAVGALLPQGYTRLYVPAYHKTKDSKPFPLFGYTAVGFQDGSFFVAAHETDQPAPWDPTQYTDKQIQSAVAETRQLYQENRVYEQLSTCALTYECVTSRNTFVGKNEGGLPVSSSCNAGCVGCISDQPDEAGFPSPQIRMTLRPSVDEMVEVMVRHLTSSGPAGIISFGQGCEGEPATRGRELAEAIMRVREQISTGYININTNAGLTHQIKRIVDAGLDLMRVSTISACEDHYDAYYQPRGYTLGNVAESARYASEHGVLVSLNYLIFPGVSDTPTELEAMIEFIRSTGVRLVQLRNLNIDPDYYLQRVPQRQEEPIGILAMMETLIEECPGLRLGSYTHEPGWFDKPLAQPNR from the coding sequence ATGAACCTGGTATACGCGGATGCGCGTGGGCGAGTGTTTGACTCCGACGCGTTGCTCGCGGTTGGTCGAACGGGTTCGGCTGTGACCGAATTAACCGAGGAAGAATGGATTCCTCTCCCGCGCGGCGCTGTGCTTGCGGGGATGCCTGACACAATGGCGCTTGGCCTTGACCCGGTAGAATCGAAACTCAAAGCGCTCCCATCCACGTATCGCGCGGTTGGCGCACTGCTGCCGCAAGGCTATACTCGCCTTTATGTCCCGGCCTATCACAAAACGAAGGACAGCAAACCATTTCCTCTTTTTGGATATACAGCCGTGGGGTTTCAGGATGGTTCGTTTTTCGTTGCCGCGCACGAAACGGACCAACCGGCGCCGTGGGATCCGACGCAGTATACGGATAAGCAGATTCAGTCTGCGGTGGCAGAGACGCGCCAGCTCTATCAAGAAAATCGCGTATACGAGCAATTATCGACGTGTGCGCTCACGTATGAATGCGTAACGTCGCGCAACACGTTTGTCGGTAAAAATGAGGGCGGTTTGCCTGTCTCATCTTCATGCAATGCAGGGTGTGTCGGGTGTATCAGTGACCAACCGGACGAGGCAGGGTTTCCCTCGCCGCAGATTCGCATGACGCTTCGACCGTCGGTTGACGAAATGGTTGAAGTCATGGTGCGGCATCTGACTAGCAGCGGTCCTGCGGGAATCATCTCGTTTGGACAGGGATGTGAGGGCGAACCCGCAACGCGTGGCCGAGAACTTGCAGAGGCGATCATGCGCGTGAGGGAGCAAATTTCAACGGGATACATCAACATCAACACGAATGCCGGATTGACGCATCAGATCAAACGCATTGTCGATGCCGGGCTTGACCTGATGCGTGTCTCGACAATCAGTGCATGTGAGGACCACTACGACGCGTATTACCAGCCGAGAGGATATACGCTTGGCAATGTGGCAGAGTCTGCGCGTTATGCGTCGGAGCACGGTGTTCTCGTTTCACTGAACTATCTTATCTTTCCAGGCGTGTCAGACACACCGACAGAGCTTGAAGCGATGATTGAGTTCATACGTTCCACGGGTGTTCGCTTGGTTCAATTGAGAAATTTAAACATCGACCCAGACTATTATTTGCAGCGAGTGCCACAACGTCAAGAAGAACCAATCGGCATTCTCGCGATGATGGAGACGCTCATCGAAGAGTGCCCGGGACTTCGGTTGGGGAGTTACACTCATGAACCAGGTTGGTTTGATAAGCCCCTCGCGCAGCCGAACAGATAA
- a CDS encoding acyl-CoA dehydrogenase produces MNFLLSEDQQALRKMIRDFAKREVEPSAAQRDEEEMFDRSIFDKMGKLGMTGIPWPEDVGGAGLDFLSYVIAVEELSRVCASTGVTLSAHLSLASWPLYKFGNDAQKEKYLRPLAEGKTLGAYGLTEPSAGTDAASMRTTAVKRGDHYVLNGTKVFTTNGGYADTYIVFATTDPTQRSRGVSAFILEKGMKGFSFGKKEKKMGIRSSPTMELIFEDCEVPVENLLGEEGGGFKIAMMTLDGGRNGIAAQAVGIAQGALDVALEYAKSRTQFNRPITDFQAIQFKLADMATEIEAARLLTYQAAWLEQQGMPYGKASAMAKVMASDVAMKVTTEAVQILGGYGFTRDFPVERMMRDAKITQIYEGTNEVQRMVIAGHLLKA; encoded by the coding sequence GTGAATTTTTTATTGAGTGAGGATCAACAGGCATTGCGCAAGATGATTCGGGATTTTGCAAAGCGTGAGGTTGAGCCGAGCGCTGCACAGCGTGATGAAGAAGAGATGTTTGACCGTAGCATTTTTGACAAGATGGGCAAGCTTGGCATGACAGGCATTCCGTGGCCGGAAGATGTGGGCGGGGCGGGACTCGATTTTCTCTCGTATGTCATCGCCGTCGAAGAGTTGTCGCGGGTCTGTGCATCAACGGGTGTGACGCTGTCTGCGCATCTCTCACTCGCGTCGTGGCCACTCTATAAGTTTGGCAACGATGCGCAAAAGGAGAAGTATTTGCGACCGCTCGCGGAGGGTAAAACACTCGGCGCATACGGATTGACAGAACCGAGCGCGGGTACGGATGCGGCGAGCATGCGCACGACGGCCGTGAAACGCGGAGATCACTATGTTTTGAATGGAACGAAAGTATTCACGACAAACGGTGGTTACGCGGATACGTATATCGTTTTTGCGACGACCGATCCGACGCAGCGGTCACGCGGCGTTTCCGCATTTATTCTCGAAAAAGGGATGAAGGGATTCTCTTTTGGCAAAAAGGAGAAAAAAATGGGGATCCGTTCCTCTCCCACGATGGAATTGATCTTTGAGGATTGCGAAGTTCCTGTAGAGAATCTTCTCGGTGAAGAAGGCGGCGGGTTTAAGATCGCGATGATGACACTTGACGGCGGGCGTAACGGCATTGCGGCGCAGGCAGTCGGGATCGCGCAGGGGGCGCTTGATGTGGCGCTTGAGTACGCCAAATCGCGCACGCAGTTTAACAGGCCGATCACAGATTTTCAGGCGATTCAATTCAAACTGGCAGACATGGCGACAGAGATTGAGGCGGCGCGTCTGCTCACGTATCAGGCGGCGTGGCTTGAGCAGCAAGGTATGCCTTACGGAAAAGCGTCTGCGATGGCAAAGGTAATGGCGTCAGATGTCGCGATGAAGGTGACGACAGAGGCTGTCCAAATTCTTGGCGGTTATGGATTTACGCGTGACTTTCCGGTGGAGCGCATGATGCGCGATGCGAAGATCACGCAAATCTACGAGGGAACAAATGAGGTGCAGCGCATGGTTATCGCAGGGCATCTCCTCAAAGCGTGA
- the rpmE gene encoding 50S ribosomal protein L31, translated as MKTAIHPEYQKATVTCACGEQFETGSVKGNLRVEVCSKCHPFFTGKQKFIDAGGRVDKFRKKYGM; from the coding sequence GTGAAAACAGCGATTCATCCAGAATATCAAAAAGCGACAGTGACATGTGCGTGCGGCGAACAGTTTGAGACAGGTTCCGTAAAAGGAAATCTTCGCGTAGAGGTCTGCTCAAAATGCCACCCTTTTTTCACGGGTAAGCAGAAGTTTATCGACGCAGGCGGTCGCGTAGACAAGTTTCGCAAAAAATACGGTATGTAG
- a CDS encoding response regulator, translating into MARRVLVVDDQFGIRILLQEVLEREGYDVELAANGKEALDHLQRKAFDFVLLDMKIPGMDGLEILKGLRQVQPHVKVAMMTAYGELGFVKEAIAHGAVGHFTKPFDIDELRRFVASQVGVVPRVG; encoded by the coding sequence TTGGCACGTCGTGTTCTTGTGGTCGATGACCAATTCGGCATCCGCATTCTTTTGCAGGAGGTTCTGGAACGTGAAGGGTATGATGTGGAACTAGCCGCAAACGGCAAGGAAGCATTAGACCATCTTCAAAGGAAAGCCTTTGATTTTGTCCTTCTTGATATGAAGATTCCGGGAATGGATGGACTTGAGATTTTGAAGGGATTGCGTCAAGTACAGCCCCACGTAAAGGTCGCGATGATGACAGCGTACGGAGAATTGGGATTTGTCAAAGAAGCGATCGCGCATGGTGCGGTGGGTCACTTTACAAAGCCGTTTGACATTGATGAATTGCGCCGCTTTGTCGCGTCGCAGGTGGGGGTTGTGCCGCGTGTTGGATGA
- a CDS encoding hotdog domain-containing protein produces the protein MLDETVMLRVRLSSADAHYAGNLVDGARMLQLFGDVATELLIRLDGDEGLFCAYDRVTFLAPVYGGDYVEATGRIVHIGRTSRRMEFQVHKVITSLGDPEQPSAARVLTPPQLVAEASGTCVVPLEKQRLKKSETI, from the coding sequence GTGTTGGATGAAACGGTGATGCTGCGCGTGCGACTGTCTTCTGCAGATGCGCACTACGCGGGCAATCTCGTCGATGGTGCACGCATGCTGCAATTGTTTGGGGATGTCGCCACGGAGCTCTTGATCCGCCTTGATGGAGATGAGGGGCTCTTTTGTGCGTATGATCGCGTGACGTTTTTGGCGCCCGTTTACGGCGGGGATTATGTGGAGGCGACAGGTCGGATTGTACATATTGGGCGCACCTCGCGGCGCATGGAGTTTCAAGTTCATAAGGTGATCACTTCACTCGGTGATCCAGAGCAGCCTTCAGCCGCGCGCGTTTTGACGCCCCCGCAGCTTGTGGCGGAGGCGAGCGGCACGTGCGTTGTCCCTCTTGAGAAACAACGGCTGAAAAAGTCCGAAACCATCTGA
- the rpoE gene encoding DNA-directed RNA polymerase subunit delta gives MAESLRVDRDREALLEIPLVDIAYQILSQGKEPYYYRDLMAKVAELRGLTQDEVDVVIARLYTDINIDVRFVCIGDNVWGLRSWYPLDKATERGAGKRFVRKEVLDFDDEEDEEIAELDEELLDEEPPYTFGDDDAPFADEEDEIDAEADFIEEGPEIEEEVDVEDDAEDEDVF, from the coding sequence ATGGCAGAATCATTGCGCGTTGATCGTGATCGTGAAGCATTGCTTGAGATTCCGTTGGTGGATATTGCGTATCAGATTCTTTCACAAGGCAAGGAACCTTACTATTATCGCGATTTGATGGCAAAAGTGGCAGAGCTTAGAGGTCTTACGCAAGACGAGGTTGATGTGGTCATCGCCCGCTTGTACACGGATATCAACATTGACGTGCGCTTTGTTTGCATTGGCGACAATGTGTGGGGGCTGCGCAGCTGGTACCCGCTTGACAAAGCAACAGAGCGCGGCGCGGGGAAACGGTTTGTCCGCAAAGAAGTGCTTGATTTTGACGATGAAGAAGATGAAGAAATCGCCGAATTGGACGAGGAATTGCTGGATGAAGAGCCTCCTTATACATTTGGTGACGATGATGCGCCTTTCGCGGATGAAGAAGATGAGATTGACGCAGAGGCCGACTTTATTGAAGAGGGCCCGGAAATTGAAGAAGAAGTCGACGTGGAAGATGACGCAGAGGACGAAGACGTGTTCTAA
- the meaB gene encoding methylmalonyl Co-A mutase-associated GTPase MeaB, with the protein MQSAWLERLEDRDERALARAISLVESEDPGALRLLATIEAHPDYARREARVHVIGITGPPGAGKSSLTDRLIAEYRARGHRVGVLAVDPSSPFSGGALLGDRVRMNRHALDPHVYMRSLGSRGSLGGLSQPIRAATRLLIWAGFDRIILETVGVGQSELDIMYAADSVTVVLTPAGGDQVQATKAGITEIADLFVVNKSELPGAAKTIKVLKEMLDVKRMAELERGLQPFAVPIVATSLVHEAETGVDMWFAALESHRAYLLEQDRLKARRGVGRERELLERLQEQVRLAVLERLRREPALQEEVQRVRDGACSVTEGAATLASLLGIGL; encoded by the coding sequence ATGCAGAGTGCATGGCTTGAGCGATTGGAGGACCGGGATGAGCGCGCGTTGGCGCGCGCCATCTCTTTGGTTGAAAGCGAAGATCCTGGTGCGCTTCGCCTGCTTGCGACGATTGAGGCGCACCCCGACTATGCGAGGCGCGAGGCGCGTGTGCATGTCATAGGCATCACGGGCCCTCCAGGGGCGGGCAAGAGTTCGCTGACCGATCGGTTGATTGCAGAGTATCGTGCGCGTGGCCATCGCGTTGGGGTGCTTGCAGTTGACCCGTCGAGTCCCTTTAGCGGCGGGGCGCTTCTCGGTGATCGCGTGCGCATGAATCGCCACGCGCTCGACCCGCACGTCTACATGCGGAGCTTGGGAAGCCGCGGGAGTCTTGGGGGACTCTCGCAACCGATACGCGCCGCGACACGGTTGCTCATATGGGCGGGGTTTGATCGGATCATCTTGGAAACGGTCGGCGTGGGTCAATCAGAACTGGATATCATGTATGCCGCCGATTCGGTGACCGTTGTGCTGACGCCGGCGGGTGGTGATCAGGTGCAGGCGACGAAAGCTGGAATTACGGAGATTGCGGATCTCTTTGTCGTCAACAAGTCCGAGTTGCCAGGGGCTGCAAAGACGATCAAAGTGTTAAAGGAAATGCTTGATGTCAAAAGGATGGCAGAGCTTGAGCGGGGTTTGCAACCTTTTGCAGTCCCGATTGTCGCGACGTCACTTGTTCATGAGGCGGAGACGGGCGTCGATATGTGGTTTGCGGCGCTGGAAAGTCACCGCGCGTATCTGTTGGAACAGGATCGACTGAAGGCGAGACGCGGCGTCGGTCGCGAGCGAGAACTGCTCGAGCGCCTTCAAGAGCAGGTGCGCCTCGCAGTCCTTGAACGACTGCGCCGTGAGCCGGCGCTTCAAGAGGAAGTCCAACGTGTGAGGGACGGCGCCTGTTCGGTGACGGAAGGTGCAGCGACGCTTGCCAGCCTTTTGGGGATTGGATTGTGA
- the fba gene encoding class II fructose-1,6-bisphosphate aldolase: MPFGSFKQVLNDGLQNGYAVGQFNINNLEFTQAIVEVANEEGSPVILGASEGAIKYMGLDYMVAIVRAAAEKSKVPVILHLDHGSSFDMVMKCIRNGFTSVMIDGSHHPFEENLAVTQKVVEASHAVGVHVEAELGRIGGVEDDLTVDAREAALVRVDEAEVFVKKTGVDAFAPAIGSAHGHYKGKPELAFDRLKDVRDVTGVPLVLHGGTGIPDEDILQAIRFGVSKINVNTENQSAFTDTIRAIFEKDKNVYDPRKYLGPAREAIKEAVRTKIRLFGSANRA; encoded by the coding sequence ATGCCATTTGGTTCATTTAAGCAGGTGCTGAACGACGGTTTGCAAAATGGATATGCTGTAGGGCAATTCAATATCAACAATCTGGAGTTTACGCAGGCGATCGTTGAAGTAGCTAACGAGGAAGGGTCTCCTGTGATTCTTGGCGCTTCAGAAGGCGCGATTAAATATATGGGTCTTGACTATATGGTTGCTATCGTTCGAGCTGCTGCCGAGAAATCGAAGGTTCCCGTCATTCTCCACCTCGATCACGGCAGCAGTTTTGATATGGTGATGAAATGCATTCGAAATGGGTTTACGTCTGTGATGATCGATGGATCTCACCATCCATTTGAAGAGAATCTGGCAGTCACGCAAAAGGTGGTCGAGGCGAGTCACGCGGTAGGCGTTCACGTCGAGGCAGAACTCGGCCGCATTGGCGGCGTCGAGGATGATCTCACGGTGGATGCGCGTGAAGCGGCGCTTGTGCGTGTGGATGAGGCAGAAGTTTTTGTGAAAAAGACGGGTGTTGACGCATTTGCTCCGGCGATTGGATCAGCGCATGGGCATTATAAAGGGAAGCCTGAGCTTGCGTTTGATCGGTTGAAGGATGTCCGTGACGTGACGGGTGTTCCGCTGGTGTTGCACGGGGGCACTGGCATTCCGGATGAAGACATCCTGCAGGCGATTCGCTTTGGCGTCAGTAAAATCAATGTGAACACAGAGAATCAGTCAGCGTTCACCGATACGATTCGCGCGATTTTTGAGAAGGATAAAAACGTGTACGATCCGCGGAAATACCTCGGTCCTGCGCGGGAAGCGATCAAGGAAGCCGTTCGCACAAAAATCCGTCTGTTCGGCAGTGCCAACCGCGCCTAA
- the glpX gene encoding class II fructose-bisphosphatase, which translates to MDRELAIEFARVTEAAALAAARWMGTGKKNEADQAATTAMRAVFDTIDIEGTVVIGEGEMDEAPMLYIGERLGRGKDQVDVAVDPLEGTNIVAKGLWNAMAVVAVAPAGTLLHAPDMYMEKLAVGPEARGMVDLEAEVEDNLHAVARAKGKAIEDVVAILLDRPRHQTLIDRIRKTGARIKLITDGDVAAAVNTAFAETGVDIMFGSGGAPEGVLAAAALKCLGGELQGRLLPADDSERERCIRMGVSDPSQVLRMDDLIRGDDAIFAATGVTEGELLRGVRFLGGSIATTHSLVMRASSGTVRFIETRHDLSKKPNLVFV; encoded by the coding sequence ATGGATCGCGAACTCGCCATTGAGTTTGCCCGCGTCACAGAGGCGGCGGCCCTTGCTGCCGCCCGTTGGATGGGGACGGGGAAAAAGAACGAGGCTGATCAGGCGGCGACCACAGCGATGCGCGCTGTCTTTGACACGATTGACATTGAAGGGACAGTTGTCATCGGCGAAGGGGAGATGGACGAGGCTCCCATGCTTTATATCGGGGAGCGTCTCGGCCGGGGGAAGGACCAGGTGGATGTGGCGGTCGATCCGCTCGAAGGCACAAACATTGTGGCAAAGGGCTTGTGGAACGCGATGGCGGTTGTAGCCGTGGCACCCGCAGGAACGCTTTTGCACGCACCTGACATGTACATGGAGAAACTGGCTGTCGGACCAGAGGCGCGCGGCATGGTGGATCTTGAGGCGGAAGTCGAAGATAATCTTCACGCGGTTGCGCGCGCTAAGGGAAAAGCGATCGAAGATGTCGTGGCGATTCTGCTCGACCGACCGCGCCATCAAACCCTCATTGACCGCATCAGAAAAACGGGTGCGCGCATCAAGTTGATCACGGATGGCGATGTTGCGGCGGCGGTTAATACAGCGTTTGCAGAGACAGGCGTAGATATCATGTTTGGGTCGGGCGGCGCTCCAGAAGGCGTTTTGGCAGCGGCGGCGTTAAAGTGTCTTGGCGGTGAATTGCAGGGAAGACTGCTTCCGGCGGATGATTCGGAGCGGGAGCGCTGTATTCGCATGGGTGTTTCCGATCCTTCGCAAGTTCTCAGGATGGATGACCTGATTCGCGGGGATGACGCGATCTTTGCGGCCACAGGTGTCACAGAGGGTGAGTTGTTGCGCGGGGTGCGTTTTCTCGGTGGCTCTATCGCGACAACACACTCTTTGGTTATGAGAGCAAGCAGTGGGACGGTACGTTTTATCGAAACGCGTCACGATTTGTCAAAAAAGCCAAACCTCGTGTTTGTTTAA
- a CDS encoding CTP synthase, whose translation MTKYIFVTGGVVSGLGKGITAASLGRLLKNRGLRVTIQKFDPYINVDPGTMSPYQHGEVFVTQDGAETDLDLGHYERFIDNNLTQDNNVTSGRVYFSVLNKERRGDYLGGTVQVIPHITNEIKERIMRAATPETDVVITEIGGTVGDIESLPFLEAIRQMKSDVGRENIIYIHVTLIPLMRLGGEIKTKPTQHSVAELRSIGISPQVIVCRTEVSLSAEVRRKIALFCDIEETAVIEARDADSLYEVPLMLQSEGLDEYVVRYLKIDCPRADLREWTTMVDRIKSLSHTVRIALVGKYVALHDAYLSVAEALFHGGVANGVNVEIDWIHSEELNTNNVAAKLKDADGILVPGGFGDRGIEGKIEAIRYARENNIPFYGICLGMQMAVVEYARNVLGWRDANSSEINELTTHPVIDLMPDQYDVSEKGGTMRLGGYPCVLVPGTKAARAYGALQVVERHRHRYEYNNEFRETLNRAGLLVSGTSPDERLVEIVEIADHPWFVGVQFHPEFTSRPNRAQPLFREFVSAACVKRGIVQEGNALETSN comes from the coding sequence ATGACGAAATATATTTTTGTAACCGGAGGCGTCGTGTCCGGACTGGGCAAAGGCATTACGGCTGCTTCACTCGGAAGGCTTTTGAAAAACCGCGGACTGCGCGTCACGATTCAGAAGTTTGACCCTTATATAAATGTCGATCCAGGAACCATGAGCCCCTATCAGCACGGAGAAGTGTTCGTAACTCAAGACGGAGCGGAAACGGATCTTGATCTTGGTCACTACGAACGCTTTATCGATAACAATCTCACGCAAGACAATAACGTGACATCAGGCAGGGTATATTTTTCTGTACTCAACAAAGAGCGCCGGGGCGACTATCTGGGTGGCACGGTGCAGGTCATTCCCCACATCACGAACGAAATTAAGGAACGCATCATGCGTGCCGCAACGCCGGAGACGGATGTGGTGATCACAGAGATTGGCGGAACAGTGGGAGATATCGAGAGTCTGCCCTTTCTTGAAGCCATTCGTCAAATGAAAAGTGATGTTGGCCGTGAAAATATCATCTACATTCATGTGACACTGATTCCTTTGATGCGCCTAGGTGGCGAAATCAAGACAAAGCCCACACAGCACAGTGTTGCTGAATTGCGCAGCATTGGCATTTCGCCGCAGGTGATCGTTTGTCGCACAGAGGTTTCATTGTCTGCTGAGGTGCGCCGAAAGATCGCGCTGTTCTGCGACATTGAGGAAACGGCCGTGATTGAGGCGCGCGATGCTGATTCGCTTTATGAAGTGCCGCTTATGCTTCAGTCGGAGGGGCTTGATGAGTATGTGGTGCGCTATCTGAAGATCGATTGCCCGCGGGCTGATCTGCGCGAGTGGACGACGATGGTCGATCGCATCAAGTCACTCTCACACACGGTGCGTATCGCGCTGGTAGGGAAGTATGTCGCTCTTCACGATGCCTATTTGAGTGTGGCAGAAGCGCTGTTTCACGGCGGCGTTGCAAACGGGGTCAATGTGGAGATCGATTGGATCCACTCAGAGGAACTCAACACAAACAACGTGGCAGCAAAATTAAAAGATGCGGATGGCATCCTGGTGCCGGGCGGTTTCGGGGATCGCGGAATTGAAGGGAAAATTGAGGCAATCCGCTATGCGAGGGAAAATAACATTCCTTTTTATGGAATTTGCCTCGGCATGCAGATGGCGGTTGTTGAATACGCGCGAAATGTGCTTGGCTGGCGCGACGCCAACAGCTCGGAGATCAACGAATTGACGACGCATCCAGTGATCGATCTGATGCCTGATCAGTACGATGTATCCGAGAAAGGCGGAACAATGCGCTTGGGTGGCTATCCATGTGTTTTGGTGCCGGGGACAAAAGCTGCCCGCGCGTATGGGGCGTTGCAAGTTGTTGAGCGCCATCGTCACCGCTACGAGTACAACAATGAATTTCGCGAGACGCTCAACAGGGCAGGGTTGCTCGTGAGCGGCACGTCGCCGGACGAGCGGCTTGTAGAAATTGTGGAAATCGCAGATCACCCATGGTTTGTCGGTGTGCAATTTCACCCCGAATTTACTTCGCGGCCAAATCGTGCGCAGCCACTCTTTCGTGAATTTGTCTCTGCCGCGTGTGTAAAACGGGGGATTGTACAAGAAGGGAATGCGCTTGAAACGTCGAATTAA
- a CDS encoding 3-keto-5-aminohexanoate cleavage protein — protein sequence MEPLIITAALNGAEVTREQTPVLPLTPVEIAEEAARAHAAGAALVHVHARDERGAATQDPSVYREIISEIRARTNVIIQVSTGGAVGMTAESRSAVLSLCPEMATLSTGTVNFGEDVFVNRMGDILSFAKRMAAYHITPEIEVFDVAMIENAMYLVRQGIFSLPLHFDFVLGVPGALAATARNLTFLVDSLPPGCSWSVAGIGRAQLPMAMMGVAMGGHVRVGLEDNIYYSKGRLATGNAELVARVKRLAEEMGRTVASADEARSILGIKRLS from the coding sequence ATGGAGCCGTTGATCATCACGGCCGCCCTCAATGGTGCGGAGGTCACGCGTGAACAAACGCCAGTGCTCCCGCTCACCCCGGTTGAGATCGCGGAGGAGGCGGCGCGCGCGCATGCGGCGGGTGCGGCGCTGGTTCACGTTCATGCGCGGGACGAGCGCGGCGCAGCCACGCAAGATCCTTCTGTATATCGCGAAATTATCAGCGAAATTCGGGCGCGCACGAATGTCATCATTCAGGTTTCGACGGGCGGCGCAGTTGGCATGACGGCGGAGTCGCGCTCCGCCGTGCTTTCGCTTTGTCCAGAAATGGCTACACTTTCGACCGGAACAGTCAATTTTGGCGAGGATGTCTTTGTCAATCGGATGGGGGATATTCTGTCGTTTGCGAAGCGGATGGCCGCGTACCACATCACGCCGGAGATTGAAGTGTTTGATGTCGCCATGATTGAGAATGCGATGTACTTGGTGCGGCAGGGGATATTCTCCCTGCCTTTGCATTTTGATTTTGTGCTTGGGGTGCCTGGCGCGCTTGCTGCGACGGCGAGAAATCTCACCTTTTTGGTCGACTCACTGCCGCCTGGGTGCTCATGGTCTGTGGCGGGGATCGGGCGCGCCCAACTTCCCATGGCGATGATGGGGGTTGCGATGGGTGGTCATGTTCGCGTCGGACTTGAGGACAACATTTATTACAGCAAGGGTCGCTTGGCAACGGGCAACGCAGAACTGGTCGCGCGTGTGAAGCGTCTGGCTGAAGAGATGGGGCGGACGGTTGCGTCGGCGGATGAAGCGCGCTCGATTCTTGGGATCAAGCGACTTTCGTGA
- the rho gene encoding transcription termination factor Rho yields MKIEELESKKLADLYKLAKEFQIAHYAGMKKKELIFAVLRAQAEKDGLIFAEGVLDIMSEGYGFLRPIGYLPSLEDIYVATSQIRRFDLRAGDLVSGKVRPPKDNERYFGLLQVEAVNGTSPDAASERPHFPALTPLFPQKKMVLETNPNKYATRLMDLLAPVGLGQRGLIVAPPKAGKTLLLKEIANSVSQNYPSVDLFVLLIDERPEEVTDMQRSVNGEVIASTFDEVPENHIKVAELVLERAMRLVEHKRDVVILMDSLTRLTRAYNLVIPPSGRTLSGGIDPAAFHRPKRFFGAARNIEEGGSLTIIATTLVDTGSRMDDVIYEEFKGTGNLELHLDRRLAEKRIFPAFDIRRSGTRREEQLLTAEELEKIWALRRSMSENNDFTELFLRRFTHTKTNAEFLATLETTTEARERPSHRTERVSREEREKPHRPSSSTAHSK; encoded by the coding sequence TTGAAAATTGAAGAGCTAGAGTCAAAAAAGCTCGCGGATCTCTACAAACTGGCGAAGGAATTCCAGATTGCACACTACGCTGGTATGAAGAAAAAAGAGCTGATTTTTGCAGTGTTGCGAGCTCAGGCTGAAAAGGACGGACTTATTTTTGCAGAAGGCGTTCTTGATATCATGTCTGAAGGATACGGTTTTCTAAGACCGATCGGCTACTTGCCAAGCCTTGAAGATATTTATGTGGCTACATCGCAGATTCGACGATTTGACTTGAGAGCTGGCGATCTGGTATCCGGTAAAGTGCGGCCGCCAAAAGACAATGAGCGCTACTTTGGGCTACTTCAGGTCGAAGCGGTAAATGGCACAAGCCCTGACGCAGCATCGGAACGACCTCACTTCCCCGCACTCACACCACTCTTTCCTCAAAAAAAGATGGTTCTCGAAACTAACCCCAATAAGTACGCGACACGTCTGATGGATTTATTGGCGCCTGTTGGTCTTGGGCAACGCGGTTTGATTGTCGCTCCACCGAAAGCCGGAAAAACGTTGCTTTTAAAGGAAATTGCAAACAGTGTGTCGCAAAACTATCCGAGTGTTGACCTGTTTGTGCTTTTGATCGATGAGCGCCCAGAAGAAGTCACCGATATGCAGCGTTCCGTAAATGGCGAGGTGATCGCGTCGACATTTGACGAGGTGCCTGAAAACCACATCAAAGTGGCTGAGCTTGTGCTTGAGCGCGCCATGCGCCTCGTTGAACACAAGCGAGACGTCGTCATTTTGATGGACAGCCTGACAAGACTCACACGCGCTTATAACTTGGTGATTCCCCCCAGCGGCCGAACCCTTTCCGGAGGCATTGACCCTGCTGCGTTTCATCGCCCCAAGCGGTTTTTTGGCGCGGCGCGAAATATTGAAGAAGGTGGAAGTTTGACGATTATCGCAACAACACTTGTCGACACCGGCTCGCGCATGGACGATGTCATCTACGAAGAGTTTAAAGGAACGGGTAACCTTGAGTTGCACCTTGATCGACGGCTTGCGGAGAAGCGAATTTTTCCGGCGTTCGACATTCGGAGATCAGGTACTCGGCGTGAAGAGCAGCTTCTTACAGCAGAAGAACTTGAAAAAATCTGGGCATTGCGCAGGTCTATGAGCGAGAACAACGACTTTACAGAACTTTTTTTACGGCGCTTTACACATACGAAAACAAATGCGGAATTTCTCGCAACTCTCGAAACGACGACAGAGGCGAGAGAGCGTCCGAGCCATCGCACAGAGCGCGTTTCTCGAGAAGAGCGGGAGAAACCGCATCGACCGTCTTCGAGTACAGCCCACTCCAAATAA